Proteins from one Chloroflexota bacterium genomic window:
- a CDS encoding DinB family protein — protein sequence MSDPTLIDSMLRWHLPLMSRTLETLGHILARVSQQQATTLRDGADGWTVLEVVCHLRDYDRIFQDRASSMLEQDNPLFQSYNPDQLARERNYNASELHAVYAELCVSRTRYVEFFQSLSPEQWQRHGTHPKLGAFSLADALMQVTGHDLIHMEQITRILLQAE from the coding sequence ATGTCAGATCCAACTTTAATTGATTCGATGCTGCGTTGGCATCTGCCGCTGATGAGCCGCACGCTCGAAACTTTGGGGCATATTTTAGCTCGCGTCAGCCAGCAACAAGCCACGACCTTGCGCGATGGCGCTGATGGCTGGACGGTTTTAGAAGTTGTCTGTCATTTGCGCGATTACGATCGGATTTTTCAAGATCGGGCAAGCAGTATGCTCGAACAGGATAATCCACTGTTTCAAAGCTACAATCCCGATCAGCTTGCTCGTGAACGCAACTACAACGCCAGTGAATTGCATGCTGTTTATGCTGAATTATGTGTTTCGCGCACGCGCTACGTGGAGTTTTTCCAAAGCCTTAGCCCTGAACAATGGCAGCGCCATGGTACACATCCCAAATTAGGCGCATTCTCATTGGCCGATGCCTTGATGCAGGTAACTGGCCACGATTTGATTCATATGGAGCAAATTACGCGGATTTTGCTGCAAGCTGAATAG
- a CDS encoding DinB family protein, which translates to MSNHDQLALVRQRHINLMQLTLDTLGHVLSTVTQAQATTFRDGPDGWTVVEVMCHLRDYDQIFLERAIMMRDGDFPLLPIYDHEAMVIERNYNSNDLPTVYAALQESRPRFIAFFQALTPAQWEKAGTHPERGYFSLTDAAMQVGIHDVTHLEQITRILLQAKGQ; encoded by the coding sequence ATGAGCAACCACGATCAATTAGCTTTAGTTCGCCAACGCCATATTAATTTGATGCAATTGACCCTTGATACGCTGGGTCATGTGTTGAGCACTGTGACTCAAGCCCAAGCCACCACGTTTCGCGATGGCCCTGACGGATGGACGGTGGTCGAAGTGATGTGCCATTTACGCGATTACGACCAGATTTTCCTTGAGCGAGCAATCATGATGCGTGATGGCGATTTTCCATTATTGCCAATTTACGATCACGAGGCTATGGTGATTGAGCGCAACTACAATAGCAACGATTTGCCCACAGTCTATGCAGCCTTGCAGGAATCACGCCCACGGTTTATCGCATTTTTTCAGGCACTCACGCCTGCGCAATGGGAAAAAGCTGGCACTCACCCCGAACGTGGCTACTTTTCGCTGACTGATGCCGCCATGCAAGTTGGCATTCACGATGTGACCCATCTTGAGCAAATTACGCGAATTTTGTTACAAGCAAAGGGGCAATAA
- a CDS encoding glucose-1-phosphate adenylyltransferase: MRVVAMIMAGGEGTRLSVLSEKRAKPSVPFAGKYRIIDFTLSNCVNSNIFDVAVLTQYRPHSLNDHIGIGKPWDLDRNRGGVRLLQPYQGRNDQSWYSGTADAILQNINYIREQRADLVLILSGDHIYKMDYRELIATHLAKNADLTVAVMHVSLEETDRFGIMTVNDDDQVVEFTEKPKARDKGTLASMGIYVFDAKRLVERLRETSSQYPNLDFGKHVIPTMIANDNVYAHPFSGYWVDVGTVQSYWETSMELLDPACTLDLFDAEWRIHTRSEERPPAKFGPQSKVEGSMICNGCVVRGTVEHSVLSPGVYVSPGAVVRDSIVMTDTWIGPGAVLDRVIVDKDVVIGANVQLGVGTENVPNRLQPDKLTTGISIVGKGAHIPAGISIGRNVVIASDCDEDQFNGDVASGESI, from the coding sequence ATGCGCGTAGTCGCGATGATTATGGCTGGCGGTGAGGGGACACGTTTAAGCGTGCTATCCGAAAAACGCGCCAAGCCCTCGGTTCCATTTGCTGGCAAGTATCGCATTATCGACTTTACGCTTTCCAACTGTGTCAACTCCAATATTTTCGATGTTGCGGTGCTCACTCAATATCGGCCTCATTCGCTCAACGACCATATCGGCATTGGCAAGCCCTGGGATCTCGACCGCAATCGCGGCGGGGTACGCTTGCTTCAGCCCTACCAAGGTCGCAATGATCAGAGTTGGTATAGCGGCACTGCCGATGCCATTCTGCAAAATATCAATTACATCCGTGAACAACGCGCCGATCTGGTGCTAATTCTCTCAGGCGACCATATTTATAAGATGGATTACCGTGAGTTGATCGCCACCCACCTCGCCAAAAATGCTGATCTGACTGTGGCAGTCATGCACGTCTCGCTCGAAGAAACTGATCGTTTTGGGATTATGACGGTCAATGATGACGATCAAGTCGTCGAATTTACCGAAAAACCCAAGGCCCGCGATAAGGGCACATTGGCCTCGATGGGCATTTATGTGTTTGATGCCAAACGCTTGGTCGAACGCTTACGCGAAACCAGCAGCCAATATCCCAACCTTGATTTTGGCAAGCATGTGATTCCCACGATGATTGCCAACGACAATGTGTATGCCCACCCCTTCTCGGGCTATTGGGTCGATGTGGGCACGGTGCAATCGTACTGGGAAACTAGCATGGAATTGCTTGATCCTGCTTGCACCCTTGATTTGTTTGATGCTGAATGGCGCATTCACACCCGCTCAGAAGAACGCCCACCAGCCAAATTCGGCCCGCAAAGCAAAGTCGAAGGCTCGATGATTTGCAATGGCTGTGTGGTGCGTGGCACGGTTGAGCATTCGGTGCTCTCGCCAGGAGTCTATGTTTCACCTGGAGCGGTTGTGCGCGATTCAATCGTCATGACCGACACTTGGATTGGCCCAGGCGCGGTGCTTGATCGGGTGATTGTGGATAAAGATGTGGTGATTGGGGCCAATGTGCAACTTGGGGTTGGCACTGAGAACGTTCCCAATCGCTTGCAACCAGATAAATTGACCACAGGCATTAGCATTGTTGGCAAAGGTGCGCATATTCCTGCCGGCATCAGCATTGGCCGCAATGTTGTGATTGCCTCCGATTGCGATGAGGACCAATTCAACGGCGATGTGGCTAGTGGCGAGTCGATCTAG
- a CDS encoding glucose-1-phosphate adenylyltransferase, with translation MRVLALIMAGGASPSLSALTAGRAAAATPFAGKYRIIDFTLSNCVNSGIYDVGVLSQHQPRSLHEHIGVGKPWDLDRLQGGVRVLHPFPTPDGGGWQRGTADAIRYHLDVIEERPVDYVMVLAGDHVYKMDYRPLLDLHMQRGADITLAVHSVPPHEAYRYGMVSVDGEGRVTKFEEKPRRTSSALASMGVYAFRKDYLVDLLYRDQAVDFGSEMLPRIVNEANVCAYTFNGYWADVGTVQAYYEANIALLAETPALDLYDPEWVVRTRSFERPAAQLGAAARIERSLLCDGCRVDGHVSGSVIGTGVVVGAGAIIRDSVIMPDSVIEPGVVLDNCVVDKQVVIGRDCRIGEGSIGTPNAAQPQLLNTGLSVIGKAARISAGHTIGRNVVVTARTFVDQDLASGETF, from the coding sequence ATGCGTGTTTTAGCTTTGATTATGGCTGGTGGTGCTAGCCCTTCGTTGAGCGCCCTAACCGCTGGACGAGCCGCTGCCGCCACGCCATTTGCTGGCAAATATCGAATTATTGATTTTACGCTTTCGAATTGTGTTAATTCGGGCATTTACGATGTGGGCGTGCTTTCGCAGCACCAGCCGCGTTCGTTGCACGAGCATATTGGCGTAGGCAAACCATGGGATCTCGACCGCTTGCAAGGTGGTGTGCGCGTCTTGCACCCCTTTCCCACGCCTGATGGCGGCGGTTGGCAACGCGGTACTGCCGATGCGATCCGCTACCATCTTGATGTGATCGAAGAACGCCCCGTTGATTATGTGATGGTCTTGGCGGGCGATCACGTTTATAAAATGGATTATCGGCCTTTGCTCGATTTACATATGCAGCGCGGTGCAGATATTACCTTGGCGGTGCATAGCGTGCCACCACATGAGGCTTATCGCTATGGCATGGTTTCGGTCGATGGCGAAGGTCGCGTGACCAAATTCGAGGAAAAACCGCGCCGTACCAGTAGTGCCTTAGCTTCAATGGGCGTATATGCCTTCCGCAAGGATTATCTGGTCGATCTGCTGTATCGTGATCAGGCGGTCGATTTTGGTAGCGAAATGTTGCCGCGAATCGTCAATGAAGCCAATGTGTGTGCCTACACCTTCAACGGCTATTGGGCCGATGTTGGCACGGTGCAAGCCTATTACGAAGCCAATATCGCCTTGTTGGCCGAAACTCCCGCGCTGGATTTGTATGATCCTGAGTGGGTGGTGCGGACTCGTTCGTTTGAACGGCCTGCCGCCCAACTCGGAGCCGCAGCGCGGATTGAACGCAGTTTGCTCTGCGATGGCTGTCGCGTCGATGGTCATGTATCTGGATCGGTAATTGGCACAGGGGTTGTAGTTGGCGCAGGTGCAATTATCCGCGACTCGGTAATTATGCCCGATAGCGTGATTGAGCCAGGCGTGGTGCTCGATAACTGTGTCGTTGATAAACAGGTGGTAATTGGCCGTGATTGCCGCATTGGCGAAGGATCGATTGGCACGCCCAACGCTGCCCAACCTCAACTGCTCAACACTGGCTTGAGTGTGATCGGCAAAGCCGCCCGTATTAGTGCTGGCCATACCATTGGCCGTAATGTGGTGGTTACCGCGCGGACTTTTGTTGACCAAGATTTAGCCAGCGGCGAAACCTTCTAA
- the phoU gene encoding phosphate signaling complex protein PhoU produces MREHFLHALAELEGQIRDMGNRVSLAVRDALWSLERNEPIFARQIIANDNVIDDLRYQIETNALSVITRQQPMARDLRVVSMFLELASELERIGDYAEGIAELVIRCIELPALQQPTQIKTMALKAQAMLRDALDALHERDPQAAERLEHSDDEIDGLYREVLAWTFATMRSQPDHVERAMYYLWIAHNLERIADRTINIGERTSFIATGIIDKHRLRKDEADKPQA; encoded by the coding sequence ATGCGCGAACATTTTCTGCATGCCTTGGCCGAGCTAGAAGGCCAGATTCGTGATATGGGCAATCGGGTTTCTTTGGCCGTTCGCGATGCTTTGTGGTCGCTTGAACGCAACGAACCGATTTTTGCCCGCCAAATTATCGCCAACGATAATGTGATTGACGATTTACGCTACCAAATTGAAACCAACGCCCTGAGCGTGATTACCCGCCAACAGCCAATGGCTCGTGATCTGAGGGTGGTCAGTATGTTTTTGGAGCTAGCCTCGGAGCTTGAGCGGATTGGCGATTATGCCGAGGGGATCGCCGAGTTGGTGATTCGCTGTATCGAATTGCCAGCCTTGCAGCAACCAACCCAAATCAAAACCATGGCCTTGAAAGCCCAAGCCATGCTGCGCGATGCACTTGATGCCTTGCACGAGCGTGATCCCCAAGCTGCCGAACGCCTCGAACACTCCGACGACGAGATTGATGGCTTGTATCGCGAAGTGTTGGCCTGGACATTCGCCACGATGCGCAGCCAGCCCGACCATGTTGAGCGAGCGATGTATTACTTATGGATTGCCCACAACCTTGAGCGCATCGCCGACCGCACGATCAACATTGGCGAGCGCACCAGCTTTATTGCCACAGGCATCATCGACAAACATCGGCTACGCAAGGATGAGGCCGACAAACCGCAGGCCTAA
- the pstB gene encoding phosphate ABC transporter ATP-binding protein PstB translates to MTEKQTDTANYTLTVRNMNVYYGAFRAINNVSLNIERNKITALIGPSGCGKSTVLRSLNRMNDLVNGARVEGEVLFHEQNLYASDVDAVEVRRRIGMVFQKPNPFPKSIYDNIAFGPRINGWKGTKSEMDDLVERCLRQSALWDDVKDKLKESGLALSGGQQQRLCIARALAVEPEVILMDEPCSALDPISTLKIEELMMELRQRYTIAIVTHNMQQAARASDYTAFFLMNDQRAGELVEYGPTGDLFTNPKDKRTEDYITGRFG, encoded by the coding sequence ATGACCGAGAAACAAACTGACACTGCCAACTATACCTTGACTGTGCGCAATATGAATGTCTACTATGGAGCATTCCGCGCCATCAACAATGTTTCGCTGAATATCGAACGCAACAAAATTACCGCGCTGATCGGCCCTTCAGGCTGTGGCAAAAGCACGGTGCTGCGCTCGCTCAACCGCATGAACGATCTGGTCAATGGCGCACGGGTCGAAGGCGAAGTGCTGTTCCACGAGCAAAATCTGTATGCCAGCGATGTTGATGCGGTCGAAGTTCGTCGCCGCATCGGCATGGTGTTTCAAAAGCCCAATCCTTTTCCCAAAAGCATTTACGATAACATCGCCTTTGGCCCACGGATCAACGGTTGGAAGGGCACGAAGAGCGAAATGGACGATTTGGTTGAGCGGTGTTTGCGTCAATCAGCCTTGTGGGATGATGTCAAAGATAAGTTGAAGGAAAGTGGTTTGGCGCTTTCTGGTGGTCAACAACAGCGCTTGTGTATTGCTCGCGCCTTGGCGGTCGAGCCAGAAGTAATTTTGATGGACGAGCCATGTTCGGCACTCGACCCGATCAGCACCTTGAAAATCGAGGAACTGATGATGGAGTTGCGCCAACGCTATACGATTGCGATTGTGACCCACAATATGCAACAAGCTGCTCGCGCCTCAGATTACACCGCCTTCTTCTTGATGAACGATCAACGCGCTGGCGAGTTGGTGGAATATGGCCCAACTGGCGATTTATTCACCAACCCCAAAGACAAACGCACCGAAGATTACATTACCGGACGCTTCGGTTAA
- the pstA gene encoding phosphate ABC transporter permease PstA gives MTTLNDEIKSGLPQGEAARRNVASRRRTGAIWRTIFLSATIIGLIALSLLIYNVVNEVFGYVATEYAVDPATLSDKPLDELSKDELVVILQDNMRKNAFRTLEREKPMADRSDSEVYDLVIERVLKPQTLETWTLRDSWFNKAAIDAQVASEFPEAKLEFRSWLTAGFLTTPMSSDPLRAGVRTALLGSLWMIAITILFAFPIGVGAAIYLEEYATDNRFNRIIQTNINNLAGVPSIIYGMLGLVIFVRTLEPLTSGRIFGADSGNGRTIVAASLTMMLLILPIMIINGQEAIRAVPLSLRQASYGLGATKWQTIWHHVLPNALPGIFTGTILAVSRAIGETAPLIVVGASTFIVTDPDGPFAKFTALPIQIYNWTSRPQPEFAHIAASAIVVLLVMLLSLNAIAVLLRNRFSKRG, from the coding sequence ATGACAACACTGAATGATGAGATTAAATCAGGGTTGCCTCAAGGTGAAGCGGCGCGCCGCAATGTTGCTAGCCGTCGCCGCACTGGCGCAATCTGGCGCACCATTTTTCTTTCGGCCACGATTATTGGCTTAATTGCCCTAAGTTTGTTGATTTACAACGTGGTCAATGAAGTCTTTGGCTATGTTGCCACCGAATATGCAGTTGATCCAGCAACCCTCAGCGATAAGCCGCTTGATGAGCTTAGCAAAGATGAATTAGTGGTCATCTTGCAAGATAATATGCGCAAAAACGCCTTTCGTACCCTAGAGCGCGAAAAGCCTATGGCCGACCGTAGCGATAGCGAAGTTTACGATTTGGTGATTGAGCGGGTGTTAAAGCCTCAAACCCTCGAAACCTGGACGCTGCGCGATTCGTGGTTCAACAAGGCTGCGATCGATGCCCAAGTGGCCAGCGAGTTTCCCGAAGCCAAGCTTGAATTCCGTTCATGGCTCACCGCTGGCTTCTTGACCACCCCAATGTCGAGCGACCCGCTTCGCGCTGGGGTGCGCACGGCCTTGCTTGGCTCATTGTGGATGATCGCAATCACGATTTTGTTTGCCTTCCCAATTGGGGTTGGCGCAGCAATTTACCTCGAAGAGTATGCCACCGACAATCGCTTTAACCGCATCATTCAAACCAATATCAATAATTTGGCCGGTGTGCCATCAATTATTTATGGGATGCTTGGTTTGGTGATTTTTGTGCGCACGCTTGAGCCACTGACCAGCGGGCGAATCTTCGGCGCTGATAGTGGCAATGGCCGCACAATCGTCGCTGCTTCGCTCACCATGATGTTGCTGATTTTGCCAATTATGATTATCAATGGCCAAGAAGCGATTCGCGCTGTGCCATTGTCGTTGCGTCAAGCTAGCTATGGGCTTGGGGCGACCAAATGGCAAACAATTTGGCATCATGTGTTGCCAAACGCCTTGCCAGGGATCTTTACTGGCACAATTTTGGCCGTTTCACGGGCAATTGGCGAAACCGCCCCCTTGATTGTGGTTGGCGCTTCGACCTTTATCGTGACCGATCCTGATGGCCCATTTGCCAAATTTACCGCATTACCAATTCAAATTTACAACTGGACATCGCGACCACAACCAGAATTTGCCCATATTGCGGCCTCAGCAATTGTGGTGTTGTTGGTGATGTTGCTATCGCTCAATGCCATTGCCGTCTTGTTACGCAATCGCTTCAGCAAACGAGGTTAA
- the pstC gene encoding phosphate ABC transporter permease subunit PstC yields MDSRRITTSQRETTRPFSLKKQPRLGESIIQGFLLFCGVLSMFTTIGIVVVLGSESIAFFRQVSIVEFVTNTVWSPQIDEFGILPLLLSTLLTSTIAMFIALPTGLAAAIYLSEYASSRARSILKPILEVLAGVPTVVYGYFALKFMTPVLKAIFGEANVNIYNMASAGLVMGIMIIPMVSSMSEDALSAVPRALREGAYGLGATRLETAIKVVLPAGISGIIAAFVVAISRAVGETMIVAVAAGAKPTFTFNPFEAAETMTGHIARISGGDLSYASIDYNSIFAIGLTLFLMTLGLNMVSRRLVRRFREVYE; encoded by the coding sequence ATGGATAGCCGTCGTATTACGACCTCGCAGCGTGAGACAACTCGCCCGTTTAGCCTAAAAAAGCAGCCGCGCCTTGGTGAAAGCATCATCCAAGGATTTTTGCTCTTTTGCGGTGTGCTTTCGATGTTCACAACGATCGGGATCGTGGTTGTGCTTGGCTCAGAATCAATTGCATTCTTTCGCCAAGTCAGCATTGTCGAATTTGTGACCAACACGGTTTGGTCACCCCAAATTGATGAATTTGGGATTTTGCCTTTGCTGCTCTCAACGTTGCTCACTTCAACCATCGCAATGTTTATTGCATTGCCAACCGGCCTCGCAGCGGCAATTTATCTGAGCGAATATGCCTCAAGCCGCGCTCGCAGCATTCTCAAGCCAATCTTGGAAGTTTTGGCGGGCGTGCCAACCGTGGTTTATGGTTACTTTGCGCTCAAATTTATGACACCAGTCCTCAAGGCAATCTTTGGTGAGGCCAATGTCAATATCTACAACATGGCTTCGGCTGGCTTGGTGATGGGGATTATGATCATTCCCATGGTGTCGTCGATGAGTGAAGATGCGCTCAGTGCTGTGCCACGCGCCCTGCGTGAAGGGGCTTATGGCTTAGGTGCAACCCGCCTCGAAACGGCGATCAAAGTCGTTTTGCCAGCGGGGATTTCGGGGATTATTGCGGCCTTTGTGGTGGCAATTTCGCGGGCAGTTGGCGAAACAATGATTGTGGCGGTGGCGGCTGGTGCTAAACCAACCTTTACCTTCAATCCATTCGAAGCCGCCGAAACCATGACTGGCCACATCGCACGGATCAGCGGTGGCGACTTAAGTTATGCCAGCATCGACTACAACAGTATCTTTGCCATCGGCTTGACCCTGTTCTTGATGACCCTCGGTCTCAATATGGTCAGCCGTCGCTTGGTACGCCGCTTCCGTGAGGTATACGAATAA
- a CDS encoding PstS family phosphate ABC transporter substrate-binding protein, protein MRKLLSLMLASIMLLTMLAACGGDSTPTTAPATTAPATATTGQVAATTAPTTEAAATPSVEATAEVSVGGEVDPATVKGDIVSAGSSTVYPLSEAVAEIFTEDGYTGNITIDSIGTGAGFERFCTAAETDIANASRAIKDEEAKACADKGREVVEFRVGTDALAVVVSSKNTFVSNLTEAQVADIFSGTYKTWDQVDASYPAEAIKLYSPGTDSGTFDYFVEHFYAKEEKFILGANPQLSEDDNVLVTGIEGDANAIGYFGYAYYNENKSKLTALTIDSVEPTAATTEDGSYPLARPLYIYSAKNILTEKPQVAAFINYYLTNVNDVILEVGYFPASDQALGEAKDALVNALTGGSSSNTNTGSAVALAEVDPAAIQGDIVSAGSSTVYPLSEAVAEIFTEDGYTGNITIDSIGTGAGFERFCTAAETDIANASRAIKDEEAKACADKGREVVEFRVGTDALAVVVSSKNTFVSNLTEAQVADIFSGTYKTWDQVDASYPAEAIKLYSPGTDSGTFDYFVEHFYAKEGKFILGANPQLSEDDNVLVTGIEGDANAIGYFGYAYYNENKAKLKALTIDGVEPTEATTEDGSYPLARPLYIYSAKNILAEKAQVAAFINYYLTNVNEVILEVGYFPASEEALNEAKQNLLDATK, encoded by the coding sequence ATGCGGAAACTGCTGAGTTTAATGCTTGCCTCAATCATGTTGCTGACAATGCTCGCAGCATGTGGCGGCGACAGCACTCCAACCACTGCACCAGCCACTACAGCACCAGCTACCGCCACCACTGGCCAAGTTGCTGCTACTACTGCCCCCACCACTGAAGCTGCTGCAACTCCTTCAGTTGAAGCAACCGCTGAAGTTTCTGTTGGTGGAGAAGTTGACCCAGCAACGGTTAAAGGCGATATCGTGAGTGCTGGTTCATCAACGGTCTATCCGTTGAGCGAAGCCGTGGCTGAAATCTTCACCGAAGACGGCTATACTGGCAACATCACGATCGATAGCATCGGTACGGGTGCAGGTTTCGAGCGCTTCTGTACTGCTGCCGAAACCGACATCGCCAACGCCAGCCGCGCAATCAAAGATGAAGAAGCCAAAGCATGTGCCGACAAAGGCCGCGAAGTCGTCGAGTTCCGAGTTGGTACCGATGCGTTGGCCGTCGTGGTCAGCAGCAAAAATACCTTCGTTAGCAACTTGACCGAAGCCCAAGTCGCCGACATCTTCTCAGGTACCTACAAAACGTGGGACCAAGTTGATGCCAGCTACCCAGCTGAAGCGATCAAACTGTACAGCCCAGGCACGGATAGCGGAACGTTCGACTACTTCGTCGAACACTTCTACGCCAAAGAAGAAAAATTCATTTTGGGTGCAAACCCACAATTGAGCGAAGATGATAACGTGTTGGTGACGGGGATCGAAGGCGATGCCAACGCAATTGGCTACTTCGGCTATGCCTACTACAACGAAAACAAGAGCAAGCTGACAGCTTTGACGATTGATAGTGTCGAACCAACCGCAGCCACGACGGAAGATGGCAGCTATCCGTTGGCTCGTCCGTTGTACATCTACTCAGCTAAGAATATTTTGACTGAAAAGCCTCAAGTTGCTGCTTTCATCAACTACTACTTGACCAATGTCAATGATGTTATTCTTGAAGTGGGCTACTTCCCAGCCAGCGACCAAGCGTTGGGCGAAGCGAAAGATGCATTGGTCAATGCCTTGACTGGTGGCAGCAGCAGCAACACCAACACTGGTAGCGCTGTCGCTTTGGCAGAAGTTGATCCTGCTGCAATTCAAGGCGATATCGTGAGTGCTGGTTCATCAACGGTCTATCCGTTGAGCGAAGCCGTGGCTGAAATCTTCACCGAAGACGGCTATACTGGCAACATCACGATCGATAGCATCGGTACGGGTGCAGGTTTCGAGCGCTTCTGTACTGCTGCCGAAACCGACATCGCCAACGCCAGCCGCGCAATCAAAGATGAAGAAGCCAAAGCATGTGCCGATAAAGGCCGTGAAGTCGTTGAGTTCCGCGTCGGTACCGATGCCTTGGCCGTGGTGGTCAGCAGCAAAAATACCTTCGTTAGCAACTTGACCGAAGCCCAAGTCGCCGATATCTTCTCAGGCACCTACAAAACTTGGGACCAAGTTGATGCCAGCTACCCTGCTGAAGCAATCAAACTCTACAGCCCAGGCACCGATAGCGGGACCTTCGACTATTTCGTCGAACACTTCTACGCTAAAGAAGGGAAGTTCATCTTGGGTGCCAACCCACAGTTGAGCGAAGACGATAACGTCTTGGTGACCGGGATCGAAGGCGATGCTAATGCGATCGGCTACTTTGGCTATGCCTACTACAACGAAAACAAAGCCAAGCTCAAAGCCTTGACGATTGACGGTGTGGAACCAACCGAAGCCACCACCGAAGATGGCAGCTATCCGTTGGCTCGTCCGTTGTACATCTACTCAGCCAAGAACATTTTGGCTGAAAAAGCTCAAGTCGCGGCCTTTATCAACTACTACTTGACCAACGTCAATGAAGTTATCCTCGAAGTGGGCTACTTCCCAGCGAGTGAAGAAGCATTGAACGAAGCCAAGCAAAACCTGCTCGACGCAACCAAGTAA